The Verrucomicrobiota bacterium sequence GGTCTTTTACCACCCCACAGTTTTGAACCCCAAAAACACCACCTGCCGCGACAGCGGCTTCGTTCAACACGGCGCTGCCCGTGAACGAAGGAGAATTCATTTTCCGTGGACAGATGAAGTACATTAGCTCGACAGACGATCCCGGCCCCGCGGACCGGGAGCTTACTGTCTGGTCGGCCCCTTCGGTTTTCGTTTACGGCCTGACCGAGAAATTCACGCTTTTCGGCATTGCTCCGTTTCTTGATAAGAGCTTGGACGTGACTACGCCGTTAGGCCGGCGGAAGCTTGGAGATTCGGGGCTTGGAGATATAAGGGTTTTTGGTCGTTATACGCTTGGCCAATGGGATAAGATTGGAGAAACTCTTCGCGTCGGTTCGTTTGCCGGTCTTGAGTTTCCAACCGGTGCTGATGATGGTGTGGATTCCCTTGGACGGCTCCCTCAACCCTTGCAGCTCGGTTCTGGTTCGTGGGATCCATTTATCGGGGCGGTGCTTACCTGGCAAACGCTTCAATGGGAGTTTGA is a genomic window containing:
- a CDS encoding transporter, with product MKYISSTDDPGPADRELTVWSAPSVFVYGLTEKFTLFGIAPFLDKSLDVTTPLGRRKLGDSGLGDIRVFGRYTLGQWDKIGETLRVGSFAGLEFPTGADDGVDSLGRLPQPLQLGSGSWDPFIGAVLTWQTLQWEFDSSVAYKFNTEANGFEIGDVANLDLSYQYRLWPNELGDAVPCYLYGVFESNLIWQDKHEALGTRDPNSGGTTWYLTPGIQYVTKRYIIEGAVQLPVIQDLNGSALKNDFIVTAGFRVNF